In one window of Mus pahari chromosome 3, PAHARI_EIJ_v1.1, whole genome shotgun sequence DNA:
- the LOC110318623 gene encoding olfactory receptor 8K3-like yields MEKYNLTMLIEFILVGITYHPEFQAPLFGLFLIIYLITLVGNLGMIILTMVDSRLQTPMYFFLRHLATTDLGYSTAVGPKMLRNFLVEQNTISFYICAVQLSFFNMFIVSEFFILSAMSYDRYVAICKPLLYNVIMSQRVCWVLVVIPYVYSIFVALIISINIFSSSFCGHNIISHFYCDGLPLISLLCSYKKENEMITLILSIINLISSPLVILASYLLILRAILRMNSAEGRQKAFSTCGSHLTVVTVFYGTLIFMYVQPKSSDSLNTDKVASIFYALIIPMLNPLIYSLRNKDVKHALRKIGKTIQNIFS; encoded by the exons ATGGAGAAATATAATCTTACAATGTTGATTGAATTCATCCTGGTGGGCATCACTTACCACCCTGAGTTTCAG GCTCCATTGTTTGGACTGTTCCTCATCATCTATCTGATCACACTGGTGGGCAACTTGGGCATGATCATCCTTACCATGGTGGATTCCAGGCTACAaacacccatgtacttttttctcaGACACCTCGCTACTACTGACCTTGGTTATTCAACAGCTGTGGGACcaaaaatgttaagaaattttCTTGTAGAACAAAATacaatatcattttatatttgtgcTGTCCAGTTATCTTTCTTCAATATGTTCATTGTTAGTGAATTTTTTATTCTGTCTGCAATGTCTTATGACCGTTATGTTGCCATCTGTAAACCACTTCTCTATAATGTCATTATGTCACAAAGAGTATGTTGGGTTCTAGTAGTAATTCCTTACGTTTACAGTATATTTGTTGCACTCATAATcagcataaatattttttcttcatccTTCTGTGGACACAATATTATCAGTCATTTCTATTGTGATGGTCTCCCCTTGATATCTCTGCTCTGctcatataaaaaagaaaatgaaatgataactTTAATTTTATCAATTATTAACTTGATTTCTTCACCACTTGTCATTCTTGCTTCCTATCTGCTCATTCTCAGAGCTATTCTTAGGATGAACTCTGCTGAGGGAAGGCAAAAGGCTTTCTCTACCTGTGGGTCTCATCTGACAGTGGTCACTGTCTTCTATGGGACTttgatatttatgtatgtgcaacCTAAGTCCAGTGACTCCTTAAACACTGACAAGGTGGCTTCTATCTTTTATGCCCTAATAATTCCCATGTTAAATCCCTTGATCTACAGCTTGAGAAATAAAGATGTAAAACATGCTCTTAGAAAAATAGGGAAAACCATACAAAATATCTTCTCCTAG
- the LOC110318563 gene encoding olfactory receptor 8K3-like, with protein MENHNFTMVTEFILVGITDRPELQAPLFGLFLIIYLITLVGNLGMIILTMVDSRLQTPMYFFLRHLATTDLGYSTAVGPKMLRNFLVEQNTISIYFCAVQLSFFSMFIVSEFFILSAMSYDRYVAICKPLLYNVIMSQRVCWVLVAIPYLYSIFVALIVTINIFSSSFCGHNIISHFYCDGLPLISLLCTNKKESEMIILILSTINLISSPLVILVSYLLILRAILRMNSAEGRRKAFSTCGSHLTVVTVFYGTLIFMYVQPKSNHTLNTDKVASIFYTLIIPMLNPLIYSLRNKDVKYALRKTRKSIQNIFS; from the coding sequence ATGGAGAATCACAACTTCACAATGGTGACTGAATTCATCCTGGTGGGCATCACTGACCGCCCTGAGCTACAGGCTCCATTGTTTGGACTGTTCCTCATCATCTATCTGATCACACTGGTGGGCAACTTGGGCATGATCATCCTTACCATGGTGGATTCCAGGCTACAaacacccatgtacttttttctcaGACACCTCGCTACTACTGACCTTGGTTATTCAACAGCTGTGGGACcaaaaatgttaagaaattttCTTGTAGAACAAAATACAATATCAATTTATTTCTGTGCTGTCCAATTGTCTTTCTTCAGTATGTTCATTGTTAGTGAATTTTTCATTCTGTCTGCAATGTCTTATGACCGGTATGTTGCCATCTGTAAACCACTCCTCTACAATGTCATTATGTCGCAAAGAGTGTGTTGGGTCCTGGTGGCAATCCCATACCTTTACAGTATATTTGTTGCTCTCATAGTcaccataaatattttttcttcttccttctgtggcCACAATATTATCAGTCATTTCTATTGTGATGGTCTCCCTTTGATATCTCTGCTCTgcacaaataaaaaggaaagtgaaatgataattttaattttatcaacTATCAACTTGATTTCTTCACCGCTGGTCATCCTTGTCTCCTATCTGCTCATTCTCAGAGCTATTCTCAGGATGAACTCTGCTGAGGGCAGGCGGAAGGctttctccacctgtgggtcccACCTGACAGTGGTCACTGTCTTCTATGGGACTttgatatttatgtatgtgcaacCTAAGTCCAATCACACCTTAAACACTGATAAGGTGGCTTCCATCTTTTATACCTTAATAATTCCCATGTTAAATCCCTTGATCTACAGCTTAAGGAACAAAGATGTAAAATATGCTcttagaaaaacaaggaaaagcatTCAAAATATCTTTTCCTAG